Proteins co-encoded in one Kutzneria chonburiensis genomic window:
- a CDS encoding alpha/beta hydrolase family protein: MPIVLVVAVLALLGIGWYYSGQLLDPGQARPGYPDVSLGPTSVNGVSSVALQKASDTTDAGQWALLWNGGSAQVGEVLSDRDNKVERRLLKGQAPPAGTHVRFSPQMWPGDPKSALGQDFQNVDVPTELGPAPAWLVPGNDTWVIAIHGRAGTREETLRAIPTLHQLGFTVLSITYRNDDGAPKSPDGFFHLGDSEWRDVESAMRYGSQQGAKRFVLYGWSMGGAIAEQLLKQSPLAGQVDSVVLDAPAVSWTKTLVLQAQDRGLPLTSVLTWDAELVSGWRGGIDFGRMELLDAPPAHKPPTLLFHGSLDTTVPVQASRDLAAAAGSLGWPITYVEVPKAEHTAAWNVDPSGYERHLRDFLGGRPDLTR; this comes from the coding sequence GTGCCGATCGTGCTGGTCGTCGCCGTGCTCGCGCTGCTCGGGATCGGCTGGTACTACAGCGGCCAGCTGCTCGATCCGGGGCAGGCGCGACCCGGCTATCCGGACGTGTCACTGGGCCCAACGTCTGTGAACGGTGTGAGTTCCGTCGCACTGCAAAAAGCGAGCGACACCACAGATGCCGGCCAGTGGGCGCTGCTCTGGAACGGCGGCTCCGCCCAGGTCGGCGAGGTGCTCAGCGACCGTGACAACAAGGTTGAGCGCCGCCTCCTCAAGGGACAGGCGCCGCCGGCCGGCACCCACGTCCGGTTCAGCCCGCAGATGTGGCCGGGCGACCCGAAATCCGCGCTGGGCCAGGACTTCCAGAACGTCGACGTGCCAACGGAGCTGGGCCCGGCGCCGGCCTGGCTGGTGCCGGGCAACGACACCTGGGTGATCGCGATCCACGGCCGCGCCGGCACCCGCGAGGAAACACTGCGGGCCATCCCGACGCTGCACCAGCTGGGTTTCACGGTCCTGTCCATCACGTACCGCAACGACGACGGCGCGCCGAAGTCCCCGGACGGCTTCTTCCACCTCGGCGATTCCGAGTGGCGGGACGTCGAGTCGGCAATGCGGTACGGCAGCCAGCAGGGCGCCAAGCGCTTCGTGCTCTACGGCTGGTCGATGGGCGGCGCGATCGCCGAGCAGCTGCTCAAGCAGTCTCCGCTGGCCGGTCAGGTCGACTCGGTCGTGCTGGACGCGCCGGCGGTGAGCTGGACCAAGACCCTGGTGCTACAGGCCCAGGACCGCGGCCTGCCGCTGACGAGCGTGCTGACCTGGGACGCGGAACTGGTTTCGGGCTGGCGCGGCGGCATCGACTTCGGCCGCATGGAGCTGCTCGACGCCCCGCCCGCGCACAAGCCGCCGACCCTGCTGTTCCACGGCTCGCTGGACACCACGGTTCCCGTGCAGGCCTCACGTGACCTCGCCGCGGCGGCCGGTTCCCTCGGCTGGCCGATCACCTACGTCGAGGTGCCCAAGGCCGAGCACACGGCGGCCTGGAACGTGGACCCGAGCGGCTACGAGCGTCATCTCAGGGACTTCTTGGGTGGTCGCCCTGACCTGACGAGGTGA
- a CDS encoding acyl-CoA desaturase — MTTALEKPRETAGGGPKPMLDGQHGRTEQALIYIFTIVPFVALVAAVPLAWGWGLSWVDIAIGAVFFCISGMGVTVGYHRYFTHGSFKAKRALRVGLAIAGSMSLQGSVIKWVADHRRHHAFSDREGDPHSPWLFGTGPVALARGFWHAHMGWLYERDLTNRDRFAPDLVADDDLNMVDKLFPVWTVVSLLAPAALGGLITWSWAGALSAFFWAGLVRVAVLHHVTWSVNSICHMIGERPFAARDRSANFWPLAILSFGESWHNLHHADPTSARHGVQRGQIDISARTIWLFEKLGWAWNVRWPSPQRLARISAAK; from the coding sequence ATGACCACAGCCCTGGAGAAGCCAAGGGAGACGGCCGGCGGGGGGCCGAAGCCGATGCTCGACGGCCAGCACGGCCGGACCGAGCAGGCCCTCATCTACATCTTCACCATCGTGCCCTTTGTCGCGTTGGTCGCCGCCGTCCCGCTGGCCTGGGGCTGGGGGTTGAGCTGGGTCGACATCGCGATCGGCGCCGTCTTCTTCTGCATCAGCGGCATGGGCGTGACGGTGGGGTACCACCGCTACTTCACGCACGGCTCGTTCAAGGCCAAGCGCGCCCTGCGGGTCGGGCTGGCCATCGCCGGCAGCATGTCGCTGCAGGGTTCCGTGATCAAGTGGGTCGCCGACCACCGGCGCCACCACGCCTTCTCCGACCGTGAGGGCGACCCGCACTCGCCGTGGCTGTTCGGCACCGGTCCCGTGGCGCTGGCCCGTGGTTTCTGGCACGCGCACATGGGGTGGCTGTACGAGCGCGACCTCACCAACCGTGACCGCTTCGCCCCCGACCTCGTCGCCGACGACGACCTGAACATGGTCGACAAGCTGTTCCCCGTGTGGACCGTCGTCAGCCTGCTCGCGCCGGCCGCGCTCGGCGGGCTCATCACCTGGTCCTGGGCCGGCGCCCTGTCCGCCTTCTTCTGGGCCGGTCTGGTCCGGGTCGCCGTGCTGCACCACGTGACCTGGTCGGTCAACTCCATCTGCCACATGATCGGTGAGCGCCCGTTCGCCGCCCGCGACCGCTCCGCCAACTTCTGGCCGCTGGCGATCCTGTCCTTCGGCGAGTCGTGGCACAACCTGCACCACGCCGACCCGACGTCTGCCCGTCACGGCGTGCAGCGGGGTCAGATCGACATCTCGGCCCGGACCATCTGGCTGTTCGAGAAGCTCGGCTGGGCCTGGAACGTCCGGTGGCCGAGCCCGCAGCGCCTGGCCAGGATCAGCGCCGCGAAGTAG
- a CDS encoding TetR/AcrR family transcriptional regulator has translation MTGKERRQQLLDVARELFAEKGFDGTSIEEIAHRAGVSKPVVYEHFGGKEGVYAVVVDREMQYLLDSVVAVLGDGDGHPRELLERAAKALLNYIEGSSDGFRIMVRDSPVASSTGTFSSLLNDIASQVEHILGLHFDTRGYDPKLAGLYAQALVGMVALTGQWWLEVRKPKKDEVAAHLVNLAWNGLSHLEGKPRLRSR, from the coding sequence ATGACCGGCAAGGAGCGCCGGCAGCAGCTGCTCGACGTCGCCCGGGAGCTGTTCGCCGAGAAGGGCTTCGACGGCACCTCCATCGAGGAGATCGCCCACCGGGCCGGCGTCTCCAAGCCCGTGGTGTACGAGCACTTCGGCGGCAAGGAGGGCGTCTACGCCGTCGTCGTCGACCGCGAGATGCAGTACCTCCTCGACTCCGTCGTCGCCGTCCTCGGTGATGGCGACGGCCACCCCCGCGAGCTCCTCGAGCGGGCCGCCAAGGCGTTGTTGAACTACATAGAGGGCTCGTCCGACGGCTTCCGCATCATGGTCCGCGATTCCCCCGTCGCCAGTTCCACCGGCACCTTCTCCAGTCTGCTCAACGACATCGCCTCGCAGGTCGAGCACATCCTCGGTCTCCACTTCGACACCCGCGGCTACGACCCCAAGCTGGCCGGGCTGTACGCCCAGGCTTTGGTGGGCATGGTGGCGTTGACCGGGCAGTGGTGGTTGGAAGTGCGGAAGCCCAAGAAGGACGAGGTCGCCGCCCACCTGGTCAATCTGGCGTGGAACGGCTTGTCCCACCTGGAAGGCAAGCCCCGGCTTCGGAGTCGTTAG